The proteins below come from a single Planctomycetaceae bacterium genomic window:
- a CDS encoding glycosyltransferase family 39 protein, translated as MDSLADSPSPSYAPTIRRGRLIIGGLSVLGGLLCLAWTRVLFARVVGVSVLALWSFDPLVLSHAALATGDVVPTVLGIASVYAFWKWMQKPSMSGAVICGIALGFVLLSKYVWVVMPVLWTVLWTVRRFVSPRPERWPLPGHLAVMAVLAVYVVNVGYAFESTFQPWRTFQFNSPTWQRFAVDPEATSGLSAWLGAVPVPLPRNYIMGIDVVAHHVQTESFPTYVHGRFYDGNVWWFHIYGLLVKMPLGTWLLLFIAVYARVTGRESRVERRGLRVRGREPATASESRGTEGDSTASEDHRTDLFGARHWFTDLVLWLPAITILVFVSWVTQIKLLRYILPMLPFVFIWIGHAFVWAQEGRWWRKTLVYGALAWSVGSSLWVYPHSLSYFNEAAGGTANGHNHLIWASYDWGQDMLFLKDWVDEHPQARPLYVNCYGAVAPEVVGITAESAPWDGPQPGWYAVSASFLRGIWRAHHPYYNRPIYPYSYLELFLDETPVDRVAYSIFVYHLDCAQANAMRAKLGLELIECGESP; from the coding sequence ATGGATTCACTCGCGGACAGTCCTTCACCGAGTTATGCACCGACCATTCGCCGTGGCCGACTAATTATTGGCGGTTTGTCTGTGTTGGGCGGCTTACTGTGCCTCGCATGGACGCGCGTATTGTTTGCCCGAGTTGTTGGCGTTTCGGTGCTCGCCCTCTGGTCTTTCGATCCGCTTGTGTTGTCACACGCGGCGCTTGCCACCGGGGATGTAGTTCCCACTGTGCTCGGTATCGCTTCAGTGTATGCGTTCTGGAAATGGATGCAGAAGCCTTCGATGTCCGGGGCTGTTATTTGTGGGATTGCTCTGGGGTTTGTGCTGCTGTCGAAATATGTCTGGGTGGTGATGCCCGTGTTGTGGACTGTGCTTTGGACGGTGCGGCGGTTTGTGTCGCCAAGGCCGGAGCGCTGGCCGTTGCCGGGGCATCTTGCCGTGATGGCGGTGCTCGCGGTGTATGTCGTCAACGTCGGCTACGCGTTTGAATCGACCTTTCAGCCGTGGCGGACGTTTCAGTTTAACAGTCCGACGTGGCAGCGATTTGCCGTGGATCCGGAGGCGACGTCCGGGCTGTCGGCGTGGCTGGGAGCGGTGCCGGTTCCGCTGCCTCGGAATTACATCATGGGAATTGATGTCGTGGCTCATCACGTGCAGACGGAGTCGTTTCCCACGTATGTGCATGGCAGGTTCTATGACGGCAATGTGTGGTGGTTTCATATCTACGGCCTGCTGGTGAAAATGCCGCTGGGGACGTGGCTTCTGCTGTTCATCGCGGTTTATGCCCGGGTAACGGGCCGGGAGTCGAGGGTTGAGCGTCGAGGGTTGAGAGTACGGGGGCGGGAGCCAGCGACGGCTTCAGAGAGCCGTGGTACGGAAGGTGACTCGACGGCCTCGGAAGACCATCGTACAGACTTGTTTGGCGCACGGCACTGGTTTACGGATCTGGTGTTGTGGCTGCCGGCGATCACGATTCTTGTGTTCGTGAGCTGGGTGACGCAGATCAAACTGCTGCGGTACATCCTGCCCATGCTGCCGTTTGTGTTTATCTGGATCGGGCACGCGTTCGTGTGGGCTCAGGAAGGCCGCTGGTGGCGGAAGACGCTGGTATATGGGGCTCTGGCGTGGTCAGTGGGCAGCAGTCTGTGGGTGTATCCTCACAGTTTGTCGTACTTCAATGAAGCGGCTGGCGGGACGGCGAACGGGCACAATCATCTGATCTGGGCCAGCTATGACTGGGGCCAGGACATGCTGTTTCTAAAGGACTGGGTGGACGAACATCCCCAGGCTCGGCCGCTGTACGTGAACTGCTATGGGGCGGTGGCTCCGGAAGTCGTCGGAATCACAGCGGAGTCTGCACCGTGGGACGGGCCACAGCCGGGCTGGTACGCGGTCAGTGCCAGTTTTCTGCGCGGCATCTGGCGAGCACACCATCCGTATTACAACAGGCCGATCTATCCGTATTCGTATTTGGAACTATTCCTTGACGAAACGCCGGTGGACCGTGTGGCATATTCGATTTTTGTTTATCACCTGGACTGCGCTCAGGCGAATGCGATGCGGGCGAAGCTGGGGCTGGAGTTGATTGAGTGTGGGGAGTCGCCATGA
- a CDS encoding DUF1559 domain-containing protein — MRRHASKSLVQTADGSLSGGIPSPRPSPLQRGEGVGKNSSIARPASRRGGFTVIELMVVIAIISLLLSLILPAVMNARGAARRTQCQNNLKNLGLAMINEAEAKKRFPASGYFGRTTGFYRSWAVDLLPWIDQQTIADRWDKDQTYDTPGNLALANTHLSELACPDDISTTGGGDLSYAVNSGFGWTTLAGGVVQLRGSIDLNGDGSNNPDIGKPTDRELLVRSGLFFVENWPTEIGERQHHSLHTIRDGASNTIMIAECIRSGTDPSAPPSSPANWACPAAQRTAFYLSGNVCNDLDCSAGNVDYGRANTHPMEKINSGREQADGEAPWASSWHAGGVYVVFADGHVQFLNEDMDGRVYAALLSPQGGQMTGTLDQSGLPTEF, encoded by the coding sequence ATGAGAAGGCACGCTTCGAAAAGTTTGGTGCAAACGGCGGACGGAAGTTTATCGGGCGGCATCCCCTCCCCCCGGCCCTCCCCCCTTCAAAGGGGAGAGGGAGTTGGAAAGAACTCATCCATCGCTCGCCCTGCGTCCCGTCGCGGCGGGTTCACCGTCATCGAGCTGATGGTCGTGATTGCCATTATTTCGCTTTTGTTGTCATTGATTCTTCCCGCGGTCATGAATGCTCGCGGAGCGGCTCGGAGGACTCAGTGTCAGAACAATCTGAAAAATCTGGGGCTGGCGATGATCAATGAGGCAGAAGCCAAGAAGCGGTTTCCGGCGTCGGGATACTTCGGCCGAACGACAGGCTTCTATCGCAGCTGGGCGGTGGACCTGCTGCCCTGGATTGACCAGCAGACAATTGCCGATCGATGGGACAAAGATCAGACCTATGACACTCCCGGCAACCTGGCTCTGGCGAATACTCATCTCTCCGAGCTTGCATGTCCGGATGACATCAGTACGACTGGCGGCGGCGACCTGAGCTATGCCGTCAACAGCGGGTTTGGCTGGACGACTCTGGCCGGCGGCGTGGTCCAGCTTCGCGGGTCGATCGATCTGAACGGCGACGGATCGAACAATCCGGACATCGGCAAGCCCACGGATCGTGAACTGCTGGTTCGGTCGGGGCTGTTCTTCGTGGAAAACTGGCCGACGGAAATTGGAGAACGGCAGCATCATTCACTGCACACGATTCGCGACGGGGCGTCCAATACGATCATGATCGCCGAATGTATTCGTTCCGGAACAGATCCGAGCGCTCCGCCGTCATCTCCGGCCAATTGGGCGTGTCCGGCGGCACAGCGGACGGCGTTTTATCTCAGCGGCAACGTCTGCAACGACCTGGACTGCAGCGCCGGGAATGTGGACTATGGCCGAGCCAATACTCATCCCATGGAAAAGATCAATTCCGGCCGCGAGCAGGCGGACGGGGAAGCACCGTGGGCGTCGTCCTGGCATGCGGGCGGAGTTTATGTTGTGTTCGCCGATGGACATGTTCAGTTTCTGAATGAGGATATGGATGGTCGAGTCTACGCAGCGCTGTTGAGTCCTCAGGGCGGGCAGATGACGGGAACATTGGATCAGTCGGGGCTGCCGACCGAGTTTTGA
- a CDS encoding DUF4339 domain-containing protein, translated as MSTQFYRQSDDGRETGPFSREELLAAAMLGELTEGDLVRSEGSSLWLSARRVKGLFPEDAAVGGEAELAKRIHAESEGIGVPSYPGTAAAAQAAYEAQLRALESGGTDADSGRRSKNRRAAWWQGDVGWEVWLGVAVILAAIVYTVWVPSEQLRFPQSQRGGNMAPAGYFFFGTGPWSTLEYGLLWFDAGLVVGALLFGRRLLGRSGG; from the coding sequence ATGAGCACTCAATTCTACAGACAATCCGATGACGGCCGGGAGACGGGGCCGTTTTCGCGTGAGGAACTACTCGCGGCGGCGATGCTGGGTGAGCTGACGGAAGGCGATCTGGTGCGTTCGGAAGGCAGTTCGCTGTGGTTGAGTGCTCGTCGTGTGAAGGGGTTGTTTCCGGAAGACGCAGCGGTCGGCGGGGAAGCCGAGTTGGCAAAACGCATCCACGCGGAAAGCGAAGGGATCGGTGTCCCGTCGTACCCTGGCACGGCCGCCGCGGCTCAGGCGGCGTACGAGGCTCAGTTGCGGGCGCTGGAGTCCGGTGGCACCGACGCTGACTCCGGACGTCGATCGAAGAACCGCAGGGCTGCGTGGTGGCAGGGCGATGTTGGCTGGGAAGTGTGGCTCGGCGTGGCTGTGATTCTGGCCGCCATTGTGTACACGGTATGGGTTCCGTCGGAGCAGCTTCGGTTTCCTCAATCGCAGCGCGGCGGGAATATGGCTCCGGCGGGATATTTCTTCTTTGGCACCGGGCCGTGGTCAACATTGGAATATGGATTGTTATGGTTTGATGCGGGGCTGGTTGTCGGCGCGTTGTTGTTCGGGCGACGATTATTGGGCCGCTCGGGAGGGTGA
- a CDS encoding glycosyltransferase family 2 protein, translating to MVAVLESFDRSAGEPAACDRGSNDPLISVVMPCRNEAKTVGGCVRRALEVLGEAGLSAEVVVCDNGSTDDSGGIARQAGARVVRCDEAGYGNAVRAAIDAARGEILVMADADGSHDLGSLPELVRSVQHGADMVVGSRFAGGIDPGAMPWLNRRVGNPGLSWLINRLFHTGIGDTQCGLRAFTRTTAEQLALNSTGMELASEMLVKAARLGLRTEEVPTRMFRAGRDRAAHLLPGRDGWRHLKFLLMFSPLHLFLIPGATVAGFGMMLTLLPAWGMFRVGSFYMDIHWMVLGILLLLIGIQIVQFGVIARLYTVLHRFPAADRALEWLRRHFSLERGLIAGALMFAAGFAIDVWIAWEWIRPGPPLMEIRAALLATAAMAVGTQTAFFSFLYAVVERGVTHGER from the coding sequence ATGGTGGCGGTGCTGGAATCATTTGATCGCTCCGCTGGCGAACCAGCCGCCTGCGACCGTGGCAGCAACGATCCGCTGATTTCCGTCGTCATGCCGTGCCGGAATGAAGCGAAGACGGTGGGCGGCTGCGTTCGTCGGGCATTGGAAGTGCTCGGCGAAGCGGGATTGTCGGCGGAAGTCGTGGTGTGCGACAACGGGTCGACAGACGATTCGGGCGGGATCGCGCGGCAGGCCGGAGCTCGCGTGGTGCGGTGTGACGAGGCTGGCTATGGCAACGCCGTTCGCGCGGCGATTGATGCGGCACGTGGCGAGATTCTGGTGATGGCCGACGCCGACGGCAGCCACGATTTGGGATCGCTGCCGGAACTGGTCCGTTCTGTTCAACACGGTGCCGATATGGTCGTGGGAAGCCGGTTCGCCGGCGGCATTGACCCCGGTGCGATGCCGTGGCTGAATCGCCGCGTTGGCAATCCGGGATTGAGTTGGCTGATCAACCGGTTGTTTCACACCGGCATCGGGGATACTCAGTGCGGTCTGCGGGCGTTCACGCGAACCACGGCTGAGCAATTGGCTTTGAACAGCACCGGAATGGAACTGGCCAGTGAAATGCTGGTCAAGGCGGCTCGGCTGGGACTGCGGACGGAGGAAGTGCCGACTCGCATGTTTCGAGCCGGTCGCGACAGAGCCGCTCATTTGCTGCCGGGACGAGACGGCTGGCGGCATCTGAAGTTTCTGCTGATGTTCAGCCCGTTGCATCTGTTTCTGATTCCCGGCGCGACGGTCGCGGGCTTCGGAATGATGCTGACTCTGCTGCCGGCGTGGGGCATGTTTCGAGTTGGTTCGTTCTACATGGACATCCACTGGATGGTGCTGGGAATCCTGCTGCTGCTGATCGGAATTCAGATCGTGCAGTTCGGAGTGATCGCTCGACTGTACACCGTCCTTCATCGGTTCCCCGCGGCTGATCGTGCCCTGGAATGGCTGCGTCGGCATTTCAGTCTTGAACGAGGCCTGATCGCGGGAGCGTTAATGTTTGCCGCGGGCTTTGCGATCGATGTCTGGATCGCGTGGGAATGGATCCGCCCCGGTCCGCCGCTGATGGAAATCCGCGCGGCTCTGCTGGCAACAGCCGCGATGGCCGTGGGAACTCAAACGGCGTTCTTTTCGTTTCTGTACGCGGTCGTGGAACGAGGCGTGACTCACGGCGAGCGATGA
- a CDS encoding glycosyltransferase, with translation MLLPVYEAVPELLRQAIASVVAQTIGDWELLVVEDASEHSASDVLMEFSDPRIRHVKNSARTSFAAQLNRGLAEARAEWVARMDADDICEPHRLETQLAFLAANDSIDVLGSQLAVIDAAGRDIGFRRYPEPHDEIVAALKRFCPLAHPAAIFRRQTILAAGGYDDETDETVADYDLWCRLAKQGTRFANHREALLKYRIHSGSTKSAKLRQMLRGTLDVKRRHWNGTFDAWSRLRLPAEQAMLCVPPCLVLWLFRVTHLRSSLPPSFETNSSSGDAPKSLR, from the coding sequence GTGCTTCTTCCGGTTTACGAGGCGGTTCCGGAACTGCTGCGGCAGGCGATCGCCAGCGTCGTGGCACAAACGATCGGCGACTGGGAACTGCTGGTTGTGGAAGACGCATCGGAGCACTCGGCGAGTGACGTGTTGATGGAATTCAGCGACCCGCGAATTCGACACGTGAAAAATTCGGCGCGAACATCCTTTGCGGCGCAGTTGAATCGGGGACTCGCGGAAGCTCGCGCGGAGTGGGTCGCGCGAATGGACGCGGACGACATCTGCGAACCGCATCGACTGGAAACTCAGTTGGCGTTCTTGGCCGCGAATGATTCGATCGATGTGCTGGGCAGTCAACTGGCGGTGATTGACGCTGCCGGGCGTGACATCGGGTTTCGACGGTACCCCGAACCGCACGACGAAATCGTCGCGGCGCTGAAGCGGTTTTGTCCGCTGGCTCATCCGGCCGCAATCTTCCGCCGACAGACAATTCTCGCCGCAGGCGGATATGATGACGAAACCGACGAGACGGTAGCAGATTACGACCTGTGGTGCCGACTGGCGAAGCAAGGCACACGGTTCGCCAATCACCGTGAAGCGCTGTTGAAGTACCGCATTCATTCAGGCTCTACGAAGTCCGCGAAGCTGCGCCAGATGTTGCGCGGCACGCTGGACGTGAAACGGCGACACTGGAATGGCACGTTCGACGCCTGGTCTCGCCTGAGATTGCCGGCAGAACAGGCGATGCTCTGCGTGCCGCCATGTCTGGTGCTGTGGCTGTTCCGGGTCACCCACCTTCGAAGCTCGCTGCCGCCGTCATTCGAAACGAATAGTTCCTCAGGCGACGCTCCAAAATCGCTGCGCTGA
- a CDS encoding DUF1553 domain-containing protein gives MTIAALVLVSAAVANAQPVDFVRDIQPIFAAHCHECHGPDLRESGLRTDDRGSLLKGGDRGMPAVVPGKPGESLLLELVRSDDPDSRMPPDGDRLTPEQVRLLSRWIEQGAEFPDGDADSIQHWSFQPLRKPDLPADSENQHPIDAFIGRELHKTGLQLSEPAERHTLVRRLFFDLTGLPPAPADVQAFASAADRDVAWEALVEQLLASPRYGERWAQHWLDIIRWAETVGFETNLERPNAWPYRDWVIAALNADKPYDDFLFAQIAGDTSGEDAALGFLVAGPANLPGQIGRDEEAMRQARQDELDEVIRTVSQSIFALTLDCARCHSHKFDPLTQRDYYAMQATFAGLQYGDRRLRGGLNDEWTSQVPQVRERLQTLREELEALRIRHALQPPLTEIQAETFEPVEARAVRMRIHATGNGAAASLYEFEAWSTAHGGESSVNVALAENGATPSASSFALANQTRHFDNLVDGSVDQRQAFPWVSAAGGPAWIRIDFPKSTHIDRTVWHRGESIPADYDIDVLPPSSDEWITVLDSRRRLPRTDDARHAASVRLTGLDSESIAEVMEKTAAIRSTQQTLNRVSAGPQVYAASFIDEPEDTWLLRRGDPMQRVDIVVPSVPEVLRRAVASAAIRRNDGTPAVSASARRNRTFDGQSRVVPTAVAIPANLSVASEVSRRLALAEHAVRPDHPLTARVIVNRIWQSHFGTGLVDTPSDFGRMGSRPTHPELLDWLAADFVEHGWSLKRLHRQIVTSDTFRQSSRPNADALQVDAGSRLLWRFPPRRLEAEAIRDAILTVSGKLNMTMGGPGFDLFNQRGGLSDYVPKETFDDAGWRRMIYAHKIRMQAVDIFGSFDCPDAGQMTPQRTRSITPLQSLSLLNSPFANRQAEFFAERVRTETGDDLLAQVNRSFVLALSRPPTNEESLRMIELAETHGLEQVCRVLVNTSEFLFLQ, from the coding sequence ATGACCATCGCCGCACTTGTGTTGGTGTCTGCCGCTGTTGCCAACGCCCAGCCTGTGGACTTTGTTCGCGATATCCAGCCGATCTTCGCTGCTCATTGCCACGAATGTCACGGGCCGGATCTGCGGGAATCCGGGCTGCGAACTGATGACCGCGGCAGTCTTCTGAAAGGCGGCGATCGCGGCATGCCCGCCGTTGTTCCCGGCAAGCCTGGTGAGAGTCTGCTGCTGGAACTTGTTCGCAGCGATGACCCGGATTCGCGGATGCCGCCCGACGGCGATCGACTGACGCCGGAGCAAGTTCGCTTGCTGTCGCGCTGGATCGAACAGGGGGCCGAGTTTCCGGACGGCGACGCCGATTCCATTCAGCATTGGTCGTTTCAGCCACTCCGGAAGCCGGATTTGCCTGCCGACTCCGAAAACCAGCATCCGATCGACGCGTTCATCGGCCGTGAACTTCACAAAACGGGATTGCAGCTTTCGGAACCGGCGGAACGGCATACGCTGGTTCGGCGATTGTTCTTCGACCTGACCGGGCTGCCTCCGGCTCCCGCTGACGTCCAGGCATTCGCGAGCGCCGCCGATCGGGATGTGGCCTGGGAAGCACTCGTCGAACAGCTTCTGGCTTCGCCGCGATACGGAGAACGATGGGCTCAGCACTGGCTGGACATCATCCGCTGGGCGGAAACTGTCGGCTTCGAAACCAACCTGGAGCGACCCAACGCGTGGCCGTATCGGGACTGGGTCATCGCAGCTCTCAACGCGGATAAGCCGTACGATGACTTCTTGTTCGCTCAGATTGCCGGTGACACGTCGGGCGAAGATGCGGCGCTGGGATTTCTTGTCGCCGGGCCGGCCAATCTTCCCGGTCAGATCGGACGCGATGAGGAAGCCATGCGGCAGGCTCGCCAGGATGAACTTGACGAAGTGATCCGCACCGTCAGCCAGAGCATCTTCGCTCTGACGCTGGACTGCGCACGCTGCCACAGTCACAAGTTCGACCCGCTGACTCAGCGAGACTACTACGCCATGCAGGCCACGTTCGCGGGACTGCAATACGGCGACCGGCGACTGCGCGGCGGGCTCAACGACGAATGGACCTCGCAGGTTCCGCAGGTTCGCGAACGTTTGCAGACTTTGCGCGAGGAGCTCGAAGCTCTTCGAATCCGGCATGCGCTGCAGCCGCCGCTGACGGAGATTCAGGCTGAGACTTTCGAGCCCGTGGAAGCTCGCGCCGTGCGGATGAGAATCCACGCGACGGGAAACGGTGCGGCGGCATCGCTGTACGAATTCGAAGCCTGGTCGACCGCACATGGCGGTGAATCCTCTGTCAACGTGGCGCTCGCCGAAAATGGAGCGACGCCGTCCGCGTCCAGTTTCGCACTGGCCAATCAGACACGGCACTTCGACAACCTGGTTGATGGTTCCGTAGACCAGCGGCAGGCCTTTCCGTGGGTCTCCGCGGCAGGCGGACCGGCATGGATTCGGATCGACTTTCCGAAAAGCACTCACATCGATCGAACCGTCTGGCACCGCGGTGAAAGTATTCCGGCCGACTACGACATCGACGTGCTGCCGCCGTCATCCGATGAATGGATCACGGTGCTGGATTCCCGGCGACGATTGCCCCGGACGGACGATGCTCGTCATGCGGCGAGTGTCCGGTTGACCGGACTGGATTCCGAATCGATCGCCGAAGTGATGGAAAAGACGGCGGCCATCCGATCGACTCAGCAGACGCTGAACAGGGTGTCCGCCGGACCTCAGGTCTACGCGGCAAGCTTCATCGACGAACCGGAGGACACGTGGCTGCTGCGCCGCGGTGATCCCATGCAGCGCGTCGACATCGTTGTGCCCTCAGTGCCGGAAGTTCTTCGTCGCGCTGTGGCCAGCGCGGCCATCAGGCGAAATGACGGGACGCCGGCGGTCTCAGCGTCCGCGCGCCGGAATCGCACCTTTGACGGGCAGTCGCGGGTTGTTCCAACGGCTGTCGCCATTCCGGCGAACCTGTCGGTGGCCTCTGAAGTCAGTCGCCGGCTGGCTCTGGCGGAGCACGCAGTTCGTCCCGACCACCCGCTGACCGCGCGAGTCATCGTGAATCGAATCTGGCAGTCCCATTTCGGCACGGGACTGGTCGACACGCCCAGCGATTTCGGACGCATGGGTTCCCGGCCGACTCACCCGGAACTGCTGGACTGGCTGGCAGCCGACTTTGTCGAACACGGCTGGTCACTGAAGCGGCTGCACCGGCAGATCGTCACGTCGGACACGTTTCGGCAGAGCAGCCGGCCGAATGCTGACGCGCTGCAGGTCGACGCGGGCTCACGACTGTTGTGGAGATTTCCTCCGCGACGGCTTGAAGCCGAGGCCATTCGCGATGCGATTCTGACGGTCAGTGGAAAACTGAACATGACGATGGGCGGACCCGGCTTCGATCTGTTCAACCAGCGCGGCGGACTGTCCGACTACGTCCCGAAGGAAACCTTCGACGATGCCGGCTGGCGACGCATGATCTACGCTCACAAGATTCGCATGCAGGCTGTCGATATCTTCGGATCGTTTGACTGCCCCGATGCCGGACAGATGACGCCGCAGCGCACGCGATCAATCACGCCGCTGCAGTCACTGAGTCTGCTGAACAGTCCGTTTGCCAATCGCCAGGCGGAATTCTTTGCGGAACGGGTTCGTACGGAGACAGGTGATGATCTTTTGGCTCAGGTGAACCGCAGCTTCGTACTGGCCCTGTCGCGTCCACCGACGAATGAAGAAAGCCTCCGGATGATCGAACTGGCAGAGACCCACGGACTGGAACAGGTCTGCCGAGTTCTGGTCAACACAAGTGAGTTTCTGTTCCTGCAGTAG
- a CDS encoding inositol monophosphatase family protein — translation MSIPATAEHAARSAGNILRDYFREGVTMRHKGAVDLVSDADVNAERAIVKVIHEQFPDHSILGEEEQSDDVRAEHLWIVDPLDGTTNFAHRIPHFAVSIAYHHNGIAQYGIVLNPIRDDRYVAERGRGATHNGAPIRVGGQTRMNEVLISVGFYYDRGAMMEATLAAVGDCFRQNIHGIRRMGTASLDLAQVATGSFGAYFEYQLSPWDFAAGRLIVEEAGGKVTTCRGEPLPLAKCSLLASNTNLHDDVLRVTRNHHP, via the coding sequence ATGAGCATCCCAGCCACTGCCGAACATGCCGCTCGATCCGCCGGAAACATCCTGCGTGACTACTTCCGTGAAGGTGTGACAATGCGCCATAAGGGCGCCGTCGACCTGGTGTCCGACGCCGATGTCAACGCGGAACGAGCGATCGTGAAGGTCATTCACGAACAGTTCCCGGATCACAGCATTCTGGGGGAGGAAGAGCAGTCCGACGACGTCCGCGCGGAACATCTGTGGATCGTCGATCCGCTCGACGGGACCACCAACTTCGCTCACCGGATTCCTCACTTTGCCGTTTCGATCGCGTACCACCACAACGGCATCGCGCAGTACGGGATTGTTCTGAATCCGATTCGCGACGACCGCTATGTCGCGGAACGCGGCCGCGGCGCGACTCACAACGGAGCACCGATTCGTGTCGGCGGTCAGACGCGAATGAACGAAGTGCTGATCAGCGTCGGATTCTACTACGACCGCGGTGCAATGATGGAAGCAACGCTGGCGGCCGTCGGTGACTGTTTTCGTCAGAACATCCACGGCATCCGAAGGATGGGAACCGCGTCGCTTGATCTGGCCCAGGTGGCGACCGGAAGCTTCGGTGCCTACTTTGAATACCAGCTTTCGCCGTGGGACTTTGCGGCCGGAAGACTGATCGTCGAAGAAGCCGGCGGAAAAGTCACCACCTGCCGCGGCGAACCGTTGCCGCTGGCAAAGTGCAGTCTTCTGGCGAGCAACACGAATCTGCACGACGACGTGCTGCGCGTCACCCGGAATCACCATCCGTAG
- the cobA gene encoding uroporphyrinogen-III C-methyltransferase yields MSDQPAKVYLVGAGPGDPGLLTLRAAELLSTADLVLYDGLVNPLLLRLTTGVCERTARTRQGDGSVVPQHEINQRLIEESRAGRTVVRLKGGDPFIFGRGSEELAALEAAGVPVEVVPGITAATAAGEYAGFSFTHRQFASAVAFVTGHEDPTRPASRLDYRALAAFPGTLVFYMGLGRIQSICAELMSHGKPEQTPAAVVCSASLPSQQVVAATLSDLPERAAAAGVHAPSLIIVGECVRQRTGRSWFERGPLFGRTVGITRPDDQCDEVAAKILRLSGQPVLMPLIRITPATEYQCAALDAALQRLPDFGWLVFTSVNGVSSFFDRLWQTGRDQRSVAHMKFAAIGPSTAAALESRSLRPDIVPGEFRAEALAAEMAPYVSGCRILWAGASRGRDVLPQMLTESGAQVEKLVVYNNEDSAALDASVVDRIQSGRLDWIGISSPSIASRLAALADSERLDFAATKTKIASISPVTSRTARESGLTVAAEAVDYTWDGILQAIVRAEVTGAN; encoded by the coding sequence ATGTCCGATCAACCTGCAAAAGTCTATCTGGTCGGAGCCGGTCCGGGAGACCCGGGACTGTTGACGTTGCGCGCCGCGGAACTGCTGTCGACGGCGGATCTGGTGCTGTACGACGGACTGGTGAATCCGTTGCTGCTGCGGCTGACGACGGGTGTCTGCGAACGAACCGCGCGCACGCGGCAGGGCGACGGTTCCGTGGTGCCGCAGCACGAAATCAACCAGCGGCTGATCGAAGAATCTCGCGCCGGGCGAACGGTTGTGCGGCTGAAGGGCGGCGATCCGTTCATTTTCGGACGCGGCAGCGAAGAACTCGCGGCGCTGGAAGCTGCGGGAGTTCCTGTCGAGGTCGTGCCGGGGATCACCGCAGCAACGGCTGCCGGAGAATACGCCGGGTTCTCGTTCACGCACCGGCAATTCGCGTCGGCCGTCGCGTTTGTCACGGGACACGAAGATCCCACTCGCCCGGCCAGCCGGCTGGACTATCGCGCACTGGCCGCCTTTCCGGGGACTCTTGTGTTCTACATGGGACTCGGACGCATCCAAAGCATCTGCGCGGAACTGATGAGCCACGGAAAGCCGGAACAGACACCGGCTGCGGTCGTCTGCAGCGCGTCGCTTCCGTCTCAGCAGGTTGTCGCGGCGACGCTGTCGGATCTGCCGGAAAGGGCTGCCGCAGCGGGCGTCCATGCTCCATCGTTGATCATTGTCGGAGAATGCGTACGGCAACGAACTGGTCGATCCTGGTTCGAGCGTGGTCCGCTGTTTGGCCGGACCGTCGGAATTACGCGGCCCGACGACCAGTGCGACGAAGTTGCGGCGAAGATTCTGCGGCTGTCCGGCCAACCTGTCCTGATGCCCCTGATCCGGATCACTCCGGCGACTGAATACCAGTGTGCGGCACTGGATGCCGCGTTGCAGCGGCTGCCTGACTTTGGCTGGCTGGTCTTCACCAGCGTGAACGGCGTGAGTTCGTTCTTTGACCGACTGTGGCAAACGGGCCGAGATCAGCGTTCGGTGGCTCACATGAAGTTCGCTGCAATCGGTCCGTCCACCGCTGCCGCGCTGGAAAGCCGATCGCTGCGGCCCGATATCGTGCCAGGTGAATTCCGCGCCGAAGCCCTGGCGGCGGAAATGGCGCCTTACGTTTCCGGATGCCGAATTCTGTGGGCAGGAGCCAGCCGGGGGCGGGATGTGCTGCCGCAAATGCTGACAGAATCCGGAGCTCAGGTGGAAAAGCTTGTCGTTTACAACAACGAAGACTCCGCAGCGCTGGACGCCAGCGTCGTCGACAGGATCCAATCAGGGCGTCTGGACTGGATCGGAATCAGCAGCCCGTCAATCGCCAGCCGACTGGCTGCCCTTGCCGACTCCGAGAGGCTTGATTTCGCGGCGACGAAGACAAAGATTGCATCCATCAGCCCCGTGACCAGCCGCACGGCGCGCGAGTCTGGGCTGACGGTAGCCGCCGAGGCAGTCGACTACACCTGGGACGGTATTCTGCAGGCCATCGTCCGTGCGGAAGTGACCGGCGCGAATTGA